Proteins from a genomic interval of Chitinophagales bacterium:
- a CDS encoding translocation/assembly module TamB domain-containing protein, which yields MKKKLRKLGWLVLSLLLLLFITIGLTLNSPKIQTWLLQKTTQYLSNKLETEVHIDKAYVNIYSRIALENVLVRDLEGDTLLFVETLEVDVNKLALFSRKLEIEGIILQKPYFHLFQERTASSTNLDRLLAKLSNEKTPTVLLETLPKTEADSSTVATPIPKKDFPISFSMNYLQINTPRIHLENHHAGADTWIGFEQAMVGIDHLNFKQKILSIRDLLIDKIDVRLCNWESYEDVEEEIDYTTLIPLNQSGWTYSVEKLQIIDGELAVQNDRKNTELQDKLINFANLGVNDIQIDMSQIVLGWDSLGGVIEHLSAKEKSGFELTNLSANVTFTPTRLELDGLCLITPNSYLGDYYAMYYESLAGFQDFNNYIRMDAHFEKGIITLEDVSYFVKGLSKVKLLYAQRNQPIELSGNISNKVSRLRGEDLKLRLANTFFAGNFKLSGLPDFASTNIDFKVDQLRTNIAEVRRLFPDLQIPNNFDKLGGLGFSGRFSGFPSDFVADGALKTDVGKVGLDMKMVTNERIAAYSGDLSLVDFQLGNWLDKTDQFGLVSFSSRIEGEGLRFEDLHATIDGDVQQLQFNGYDYRDLSVDGEVNQRLFSGELRVEDPNLRLDFEGTVDLNGEVPKYDFAANVQRINLHQLKLSKKKSPELSDIVLSGKTNLNLQGNNLDNIEGNIKLANFRFEQGKRIFEVKELNLKSMITNQQRDLEVRSDVLDANLNGSFTFNDMLPAFKNYLYHYFPHHFPYPNSLRPQQFAFDAVIKKPVSILQAFVPKLEEVQEGTIEGNFDSQSKVTFLNIDIPAVTFDGLTFHQFYYHAKSENAQQFDFSLGVNDIFNNKKQKSAFPEIKMEGIAFDNRIDFDLNLANDTTANWGALAGVLSLQTDTMKLQLDKTVGAFNYEKWEGTTGLITFKDKNYFTIEDIELRNGSQKIGVRSRPSKNYQNYTELLLDSVLIEQFQQVPAIRNQGLKGMVSGQVDIRDMFEEQTIAADLKVAGFMYRGQNLGLVSVGAKKSKLDESIRIFADVNNDRFQVEADGYVHLPKKTGERERLDFDIKVKNGDFAFVEAYVGNYVSNTQGKIRGNLRLYGDPITPTLEGEMLVIEGKTTVDYLQTTYGFHNQKVFFNGNTISVSNGRLTDKDGNSAKVDAKLFFNDFTDLSIDARIETLEDKFLCLNTKAKDNDQYYGTAYADGLITFKGLLSQLQLYVNARTEKGTVLYVPINYDTDISDDNFYRFINKQQKTENAEEDALSFSGMRMDFDFELTPDAEIQFIFDMQAGDIMRGRGNGDIQMIVNTIGDFRFDMYGKYTIEEGSYLFTLQNLVNKYFKVEKGGTVIFAGDPYKALLDVSAIYSLEATRSDLIEEDEKALLLASADDKEVERELRKRIPVDVYLMLTGSLEVPNVAFDIRLPELGTNAVDNMTANKIQNINRYNLAELNKQIFGLLVLNRFLPSERFEVSGTVIEEGVITTVSEFLSNQLSNYLGEIVSNLIPDSDFNVIWRNYQLEGLSSNSGDLKGDRNEIELVYTQRLFNDKVSVNIGGNFNVGGNDVVNENGSSNSFFAADFVLEYKVTEDGKLRVRFFNKADYDIFNEQYNKTGAAIFWTHEFERLADLISFNQKNKKKNASPNSLPPELLPPPTILPKDSLRLETILELNE from the coding sequence TTGAAAAAGAAACTCCGAAAATTAGGTTGGTTGGTGCTGAGTTTGTTGTTGCTTTTATTTATAACAATTGGTCTCACCCTAAACAGTCCTAAAATCCAAACTTGGCTACTTCAAAAAACCACCCAATACTTATCCAATAAGTTAGAAACAGAGGTACATATTGACAAAGCGTATGTGAATATTTACAGCCGAATCGCCTTGGAAAATGTGTTGGTGAGGGATTTGGAAGGAGATACTTTGTTATTTGTAGAAACCTTAGAAGTAGATGTAAATAAGTTGGCACTGTTCAGCAGAAAACTTGAAATTGAAGGAATTATACTTCAAAAGCCTTATTTCCATTTATTTCAAGAAAGAACAGCAAGCAGCACCAACTTAGATAGATTATTGGCAAAATTGTCCAATGAAAAAACGCCTACTGTATTATTAGAAACCCTTCCCAAAACAGAAGCCGATTCTTCAACTGTAGCTACTCCAATACCCAAAAAAGACTTCCCTATTTCCTTCTCAATGAACTATTTGCAAATCAACACTCCTCGCATTCACCTCGAAAACCATCATGCAGGGGCGGATACTTGGATAGGATTTGAGCAAGCTATGGTAGGTATTGACCATTTGAATTTCAAGCAAAAAATACTGTCAATCAGAGATCTACTGATAGACAAAATAGATGTGCGTTTGTGTAATTGGGAAAGCTATGAGGATGTGGAGGAGGAGATAGATTACACCACTTTGATTCCATTGAATCAAAGTGGGTGGACATACAGTGTAGAAAAATTGCAGATAATTGATGGGGAGTTGGCCGTTCAAAATGACCGAAAAAACACCGAGCTTCAAGACAAACTCATCAATTTTGCTAATTTAGGAGTCAATGATATTCAAATAGATATGAGTCAAATCGTACTGGGATGGGATTCATTGGGAGGAGTAATTGAACATTTGAGTGCCAAAGAAAAATCGGGTTTTGAATTGACCAACCTATCCGCAAATGTCACTTTCACCCCCACAAGGCTCGAACTTGATGGATTGTGTCTTATCACTCCAAACAGTTATCTGGGTGATTATTATGCCATGTACTACGAAAGTTTGGCGGGTTTTCAGGATTTCAACAACTACATCCGAATGGATGCACACTTTGAAAAAGGTATCATCACCTTAGAAGATGTGAGCTATTTTGTGAAGGGCTTATCCAAAGTAAAATTGCTGTATGCCCAGCGCAATCAACCCATTGAGCTATCGGGAAATATCTCCAACAAGGTCAGTCGTTTGCGGGGTGAAGATTTAAAACTTCGATTGGCAAATACTTTTTTTGCAGGAAATTTCAAATTATCTGGTTTACCCGACTTCGCTTCTACCAACATTGACTTCAAGGTTGACCAGTTGCGGACAAACATTGCAGAAGTTCGTCGTTTGTTTCCTGACCTTCAAATTCCCAATAACTTTGACAAACTCGGAGGTTTGGGTTTTTCAGGGCGTTTTTCGGGATTCCCAAGTGATTTTGTGGCAGATGGTGCGCTCAAAACGGATGTAGGAAAAGTGGGGCTGGATATGAAAATGGTCACCAATGAACGCATTGCAGCCTATTCGGGAGATTTGTCATTGGTTGATTTTCAGTTAGGTAATTGGTTGGATAAGACTGATCAGTTTGGTTTGGTCTCTTTTTCGAGTCGAATCGAAGGAGAGGGTTTGCGCTTTGAAGACCTTCATGCCACGATTGATGGAGATGTCCAACAATTGCAATTCAATGGCTATGATTACCGAGACTTGTCTGTAGATGGCGAGGTAAATCAACGGTTGTTTAGTGGAGAACTGCGTGTAGAAGACCCTAATTTGCGGCTGGATTTTGAAGGAACGGTAGACCTAAATGGTGAAGTGCCGAAATATGATTTTGCAGCCAATGTTCAGCGCATTAATTTGCACCAACTGAAACTTTCAAAAAAGAAAAGCCCAGAACTATCGGATATCGTGCTTTCAGGTAAAACGAATTTGAATCTGCAAGGCAACAACTTGGACAACATTGAAGGGAATATAAAATTGGCGAATTTTCGGTTTGAGCAAGGGAAGCGCATTTTTGAAGTAAAGGAACTGAACTTGAAATCCATGATTACCAACCAACAAAGGGATTTGGAAGTGCGTTCGGATGTGTTGGATGCCAATTTGAACGGAAGTTTTACCTTCAATGACATGCTCCCTGCCTTCAAAAACTACCTTTATCATTATTTTCCACATCATTTTCCCTACCCCAATTCGCTTCGCCCTCAGCAGTTTGCTTTTGATGCGGTTATCAAAAAACCTGTTTCGATTTTGCAAGCATTCGTCCCAAAATTGGAAGAAGTACAGGAGGGAACAATTGAAGGAAATTTTGATAGTCAATCAAAAGTCACTTTTTTAAATATAGACATCCCTGCGGTCACATTTGACGGTTTGACCTTTCACCAATTTTATTACCACGCTAAGTCTGAAAACGCACAACAGTTTGATTTCTCGCTGGGTGTCAATGATATTTTCAACAACAAAAAGCAAAAATCTGCCTTTCCTGAAATCAAAATGGAAGGAATTGCCTTTGATAACCGCATTGATTTTGACCTCAATTTGGCGAATGATACGACTGCCAATTGGGGTGCATTGGCAGGTGTGTTGAGTTTGCAGACCGATACCATGAAATTGCAGTTGGACAAAACAGTGGGAGCGTTTAACTACGAAAAATGGGAAGGAACTACTGGTTTGATTACATTTAAGGATAAAAATTATTTTACGATTGAAGATATTGAACTGCGAAATGGCAGTCAAAAAATAGGTGTTCGTAGCCGTCCTTCCAAAAACTATCAAAACTACACCGAATTGCTCTTGGACAGTGTGCTTATTGAACAGTTCCAACAAGTGCCTGCCATCAGAAATCAAGGATTGAAGGGGATGGTAAGTGGACAAGTGGACATCAGAGATATGTTTGAGGAACAGACGATTGCCGCAGATTTGAAGGTTGCAGGGTTTATGTATCGAGGTCAAAACCTTGGCTTGGTATCCGTGGGTGCTAAAAAGAGCAAATTAGATGAAAGTATTCGCATTTTTGCGGATGTCAACAACGACCGCTTCCAAGTCGAGGCAGATGGTTATGTGCATCTCCCAAAAAAAACGGGTGAACGGGAACGTTTGGATTTTGATATTAAAGTCAAAAACGGCGACTTTGCTTTTGTAGAGGCGTATGTTGGCAATTATGTCTCCAATACACAGGGAAAAATAAGGGGCAACTTGCGGCTCTATGGCGACCCAATTACTCCAACTTTGGAGGGAGAAATGTTGGTCATTGAAGGAAAAACAACTGTGGATTATCTACAAACGACTTATGGTTTCCACAATCAAAAGGTGTTTTTCAACGGCAATACCATCAGCGTTAGCAATGGACGACTGACCGACAAAGACGGCAATTCGGCAAAAGTAGATGCTAAATTGTTTTTCAATGATTTCACAGACCTAAGTATTGATGCCCGCATAGAAACACTGGAAGACAAGTTTTTGTGCCTTAATACCAAAGCAAAAGACAACGATCAGTATTATGGAACGGCTTATGCAGATGGACTGATTACCTTCAAAGGTTTGTTGAGTCAACTGCAATTGTATGTCAATGCCCGCACTGAAAAAGGAACGGTGCTGTATGTGCCAATCAATTACGATACGGATATTTCGGATGACAATTTTTATAGATTCATCAATAAGCAACAAAAAACTGAGAATGCAGAAGAAGATGCTTTGAGTTTTTCGGGGATGCGAATGGATTTTGACTTTGAACTTACGCCTGATGCTGAGATTCAGTTCATTTTTGATATGCAAGCTGGTGACATCATGCGTGGGCGTGGAAACGGTGACATTCAAATGATTGTGAATACTATTGGTGATTTTCGGTTTGATATGTACGGCAAATACACGATTGAAGAAGGTAGCTATTTGTTCACCCTCCAAAACTTGGTCAACAAATACTTCAAAGTTGAAAAAGGGGGAACGGTTATTTTTGCGGGAGATCCCTACAAAGCCTTGTTGGATGTGAGTGCAATTTATTCATTGGAAGCTACCCGTTCGGACTTGATTGAAGAAGACGAAAAAGCCTTGTTGTTGGCTTCGGCAGATGACAAAGAAGTGGAACGAGAACTGCGAAAAAGGATTCCTGTCGATGTCTATTTGATGCTGACAGGTTCTCTCGAAGTGCCGAATGTGGCATTTGACATCCGACTGCCTGAATTGGGCACAAACGCAGTGGACAACATGACTGCCAACAAAATACAAAACATCAATCGCTACAATCTGGCGGAACTCAACAAGCAGATTTTTGGTTTGTTGGTACTCAATCGTTTTTTGCCTTCGGAGCGTTTTGAAGTAAGTGGAACTGTAATCGAAGAAGGAGTAATTACAACAGTTAGTGAATTTTTATCGAATCAATTGTCAAATTATTTAGGAGAAATTGTATCAAATTTGATTCCCGATAGCGACTTCAATGTGATTTGGCGCAACTATCAATTGGAGGGATTGAGCAGCAATAGTGGCGACTTGAAGGGAGACCGAAATGAGATAGAATTGGTTTATACCCAACGCTTGTTCAACGATAAGGTGTCGGTCAATATTGGAGGGAACTTCAATGTGGGCGGCAATGATGTGGTCAATGAAAACGGTAGTAGCAACTCCTTTTTTGCTGCGGATTTTGTGCTGGAATACAAAGTCACCGAGGATGGAAAACTAAGGGTGCGTTTTTTCAACAAAGCAGACTACGATATCTTCAACGAACAATACAACAAAACGGGTGCAGCTATTTTCTGGACGCATGAATTTGAGCGACTTGCGGATTTAATCTCTTTTAACCAAAAAAACAAAAAGAAAAACGCATCACCCAATTCACTCCCTCCCGAACTACTGCCTCCTCCTACAATATTGCCCAAAGATTCACTGCGGTTGGAGACCATATTGGAGTTGAATGAGTAA
- a CDS encoding GNAT family N-acetyltransferase, which translates to MQSTIQIIPKEEYLQLVKIKHNAYPFTVLSDEQKQELTQECEKSIQKGFGRAFYGLYRQEKMIGAMKVYDFSMNLFGNQILVGGLGSVAVDLLHKKEKACKEMVQFFLQDFHNKGACLTALYAFNLGFYRRMGFGFGNKTSHYYIETASLPFYSKKHLRFYETNDRPQLEKCYERYAHFHHGMMERSEYEWNSLLNSDALRIVVFAPDEDDIKGYLIFKFSMKEGMKYDLQLVELVYHNRESWRTLIGFLQSQADQSPRIKLDTQDEDFYFLLNNPHNLQPNQVRLHHQSNVEEVGIMYRIVNVKRYFEVMKGHNFGGETVQVCFHIEDDLLAANDGKTVVHFEKGHAKVQRIDAPFEVEVNMKVGEFSALAMGGLGFRKLYQYGMVSISDMDYLESVHRLLDFGTKPICKTLF; encoded by the coding sequence ATGCAATCAACTATACAAATCATCCCCAAAGAAGAATACCTTCAACTCGTAAAAATCAAACACAATGCCTATCCTTTCACTGTATTGAGCGATGAGCAAAAGCAGGAACTCACCCAAGAGTGCGAAAAATCTATACAAAAAGGCTTTGGTAGAGCATTTTACGGTTTGTACCGACAAGAAAAAATGATAGGTGCTATGAAGGTCTATGATTTTTCGATGAACCTGTTTGGCAATCAAATTCTTGTAGGAGGATTGGGCAGTGTGGCGGTGGACTTACTCCACAAAAAAGAGAAAGCCTGCAAAGAAATGGTTCAGTTCTTTTTGCAGGACTTCCATAACAAAGGTGCTTGCCTGACCGCCCTGTATGCCTTCAATTTGGGATTTTATCGGCGCATGGGTTTTGGCTTTGGTAACAAAACAAGTCACTATTATATAGAAACGGCTTCCTTGCCTTTTTACTCCAAAAAACACCTTCGATTCTACGAAACAAACGACCGTCCGCAGCTCGAAAAATGCTATGAAAGATATGCCCATTTCCACCACGGAATGATGGAACGCTCTGAGTATGAATGGAACAGTTTGCTGAATTCTGATGCACTACGCATCGTTGTTTTTGCGCCCGATGAAGACGATATCAAAGGGTATCTTATTTTTAAATTCAGCATGAAAGAAGGCATGAAATACGATTTACAACTCGTAGAATTGGTGTATCACAATCGTGAATCTTGGAGAACCTTGATTGGTTTTCTGCAATCACAAGCCGACCAATCTCCTCGCATCAAGTTGGACACACAAGACGAAGATTTCTATTTTTTGCTGAACAATCCGCACAATTTACAGCCCAATCAAGTCCGTCTGCACCACCAAAGCAATGTAGAGGAAGTTGGAATTATGTATCGAATCGTGAACGTAAAACGCTACTTTGAAGTGATGAAGGGGCATAATTTTGGAGGTGAAACGGTGCAGGTTTGTTTCCATATTGAGGATGACTTATTGGCTGCAAATGATGGTAAAACGGTTGTGCATTTTGAAAAGGGTCATGCAAAGGTGCAAAGAATAGATGCGCCTTTTGAGGTGGAGGTAAATATGAAAGTCGGGGAATTTTCGGCTTTGGCGATGGGTGGACTTGGCTTCCGAAAACTGTATCAATATGGGATGGTAAGCATATCTGACATGGATTATTTGGAAAGTGTACATCGTTTGTTGGATTTTGGGACGAAGCCGATTTGTAAGACGCTGTTTTGA
- a CDS encoding Crp/Fnr family transcriptional regulator encodes MNTMAVSNISAQPFTTNRSVFPDFFQEILQNAERNGITTRTVKKGNFVYFPNDSCKKVYLMKSGRIKVGSYSSYGKELIKWVLRKGELFGELAILGKQRRNEFAQALDDSEMYALPIDLIQDLMQRNNQVNIELTQLVGDRLVQAQHRLESQLFRDTRSRIIEFIRDLAVDHGQKVGFDTLVKRFFTHQDIANITGTSRQTVTTILNELRADNLIYFNRRKLLVRDIGKLNQMIQ; translated from the coding sequence ATGAACACGATGGCAGTTTCCAATATTTCAGCACAACCTTTCACGACCAATCGCAGCGTTTTCCCTGATTTTTTCCAAGAAATATTGCAAAACGCAGAAAGAAACGGCATTACAACACGCACCGTCAAAAAAGGGAATTTTGTTTATTTTCCCAATGATTCCTGCAAAAAAGTTTATCTCATGAAATCGGGCAGAATCAAAGTTGGTTCTTATTCGAGCTATGGCAAAGAATTGATTAAATGGGTCTTACGCAAAGGAGAGTTGTTTGGTGAATTGGCGATATTGGGCAAACAACGACGCAATGAATTTGCTCAAGCCTTGGATGACAGTGAGATGTATGCGTTACCAATTGACTTGATACAAGATTTGATGCAGCGAAACAATCAGGTCAATATAGAATTGACTCAATTGGTTGGTGACCGATTGGTCCAAGCCCAGCATCGACTTGAATCACAATTGTTTAGGGATACTCGTTCCCGCATTATCGAATTTATCAGAGATTTGGCGGTGGATCATGGTCAAAAAGTGGGTTTTGATACTTTGGTCAAACGTTTTTTCACCCATCAAGACATCGCCAACATCACAGGCACTTCCCGCCAAACGGTAACAACTATTCTCAATGAACTTCGAGCCGATAATTTGATTTACTTCAATCGCCGAAAATTGTTGGTAAGAGATATTGGAAAATTGAATCAAATGATTCAGTAA
- the fumC gene encoding class II fumarate hydratase: MQYRKEKDSLGYVEVPADKYWGAQTQRSVENFKIGGQKMPIELIRAFAVLKKAAAYTNVECAGFSQEKADLIAQVCDEISSGKLDDQFPLVVWQTGSGTQTNMNVNEVIANRAHVLRGGELTDKDKVLHPNDDVNQSQSSNDTFPTAMHIAAYQLITQNTIPNVTALRDTLRAKAEEFIDIVKIGRTHFMDATPITLGQEFSGYVSQLTHGLRTINNALAHLSELALGGTAVGTGINTPPNYSEVVARNIAELSGLPFQTGENKFEGLAAHDAIVEMSGALKTLAVSLMKIANDIRMLASGPRSGIGEIIIPSNEPGSSIMPGKVNPTQCEAMTMVCAQVMGNDVAINVGGCSGHFELNVFKPMMVYNLLMSARLLGDASDSFNEHCAKGIEPNHEIIKRNVNNSLMLVTALNTKIGYDKAATIAKTAYNEGSTLKEAAIKLGILTAEQFDEWVIPEDMVGRD; encoded by the coding sequence ATGCAATACCGTAAAGAGAAAGATAGTCTGGGTTATGTAGAAGTTCCTGCCGATAAATATTGGGGCGCACAAACACAACGCTCAGTGGAGAACTTCAAAATTGGAGGACAGAAAATGCCGATTGAACTCATTCGGGCTTTTGCCGTTCTCAAAAAAGCTGCTGCTTATACAAATGTGGAATGTGCGGGTTTTTCGCAAGAGAAGGCGGACTTGATTGCCCAAGTATGTGATGAAATTTCATCAGGTAAACTCGATGACCAATTCCCTTTGGTGGTTTGGCAGACAGGTTCTGGCACGCAGACCAATATGAATGTGAATGAGGTAATCGCAAATCGAGCGCATGTTTTGCGGGGAGGCGAATTGACCGACAAAGACAAAGTATTGCACCCAAACGATGATGTCAATCAGTCGCAGTCTTCCAATGATACTTTTCCTACTGCAATGCACATTGCGGCCTATCAATTGATTACCCAAAATACTATTCCCAATGTAACCGCTTTGAGGGATACGTTGCGGGCAAAAGCGGAGGAATTTATTGATATAGTCAAAATTGGTCGTACCCACTTTATGGATGCTACACCTATTACTTTGGGGCAGGAGTTTTCAGGCTATGTATCGCAGTTAACGCATGGTTTGCGGACGATTAACAATGCTTTGGCGCATTTATCGGAATTGGCTTTGGGTGGAACGGCTGTAGGTACTGGTATCAACACACCTCCCAACTATTCGGAAGTAGTGGCTCGAAACATTGCCGAGCTTTCTGGTTTGCCTTTTCAAACGGGCGAAAACAAATTTGAAGGTTTGGCAGCCCATGATGCAATCGTAGAAATGTCGGGTGCTTTGAAAACCTTGGCAGTCAGCTTGATGAAAATTGCGAATGACATCAGAATGTTGGCTTCTGGCCCTCGCAGTGGTATCGGTGAAATCATTATTCCTTCCAATGAACCAGGTTCTTCTATCATGCCTGGAAAAGTGAATCCTACGCAATGTGAGGCAATGACCATGGTTTGTGCTCAAGTGATGGGCAATGATGTGGCTATCAATGTAGGTGGTTGTTCGGGGCATTTTGAATTGAATGTCTTCAAACCGATGATGGTTTACAATTTGTTAATGTCTGCAAGATTGTTGGGTGATGCTTCGGATTCCTTCAATGAACACTGTGCAAAAGGCATTGAACCAAATCACGAAATCATCAAACGAAACGTGAACAATTCGCTGATGTTGGTGACTGCGCTTAATACCAAAATTGGCTACGACAAAGCTGCAACGATTGCGAAAACTGCGTATAATGAAGGAAGTACATTGAAGGAGGCAGCAATTAAATTGGGGATTTTGACTGCTGAGCAGTTTGACGAATGGGTAATTCCCGAGGATATGGTGGGTAGAGATTGA
- a CDS encoding putative metal-dependent hydrolase, protein MDNTLEGLQYPIGRFKVPRGITSMFIEQCIAEIEALPQQIETAVAGFSESQLNTPYREGGWTVRQVVHHLADSHINSYVRFKWALTEDMPTIKAYNENTWATLEDYDAPVEVSVHLLKALHQRWGILLKSLTAEQLQLKFIHPESKAKIPLDVNIALYAWHGKHHLAHIAGLKERMGW, encoded by the coding sequence ATGGACAATACTTTAGAAGGACTTCAATATCCCATTGGCAGGTTCAAAGTACCTCGTGGCATCACTTCAATGTTTATCGAGCAGTGTATCGCAGAAATTGAGGCTCTGCCCCAACAAATAGAAACTGCCGTTGCAGGATTTTCTGAAAGTCAATTGAATACCCCTTATCGGGAAGGTGGCTGGACAGTTCGGCAAGTAGTACACCATCTCGCTGACAGTCATATCAATAGTTATGTTCGCTTCAAATGGGCATTGACCGAAGATATGCCAACCATCAAAGCATACAATGAAAACACTTGGGCTACTTTGGAGGATTATGATGCGCCTGTGGAGGTATCGGTGCATTTATTGAAGGCCCTTCACCAGCGTTGGGGCATTTTATTGAAGTCTTTAACGGCCGAACAACTCCAATTGAAGTTCATTCACCCCGAAAGCAAAGCCAAAATTCCTTTGGACGTTAACATTGCTTTGTATGCTTGGCATGGCAAACATCATTTGGCGCACATAGCAGGATTGAAGGAGAGAATGGGGTGGTGA
- a CDS encoding SDR family oxidoreductase, whose amino-acid sequence MVVAVKQESGMSCSWKINLKTGNFIAFFTIYQFIQRMKTIIITGASRGIGAATAILAAQKGYSVCVNYFQNEAAAMQIVHTIEENGGAAMAFKADISSEAAVLQMFDFVEEEWGYVDALVNNAGILEQQMEFWQMDATRMERILAVNVMGSFLCAREAVKRMSPKRGGKGGAIVNVSSIASRLGSPFEYVDYAASKGAIDTLTIGLGKEVAEQGIRVNAVRPGLIDTDIHASGGKPNRVEEFKHHIPMKRGGSPLEVAHSILWLLSDEAAYITATILDVGGGR is encoded by the coding sequence ATGGTTGTTGCAGTAAAACAGGAAAGCGGAATGAGTTGTTCTTGGAAAATAAACCTCAAAACGGGTAATTTTATTGCATTTTTTACCATTTACCAATTTATACAAAGAATGAAAACCATCATCATCACAGGAGCAAGTCGGGGCATTGGCGCAGCAACCGCTATCTTGGCTGCTCAAAAAGGCTATTCGGTTTGTGTCAATTATTTTCAAAATGAAGCGGCTGCAATGCAGATTGTCCATACCATTGAAGAAAATGGCGGAGCTGCAATGGCATTCAAGGCAGATATTTCATCTGAAGCAGCAGTTTTACAAATGTTTGATTTTGTGGAGGAAGAATGGGGCTATGTCGATGCCTTGGTTAACAATGCGGGCATATTGGAGCAGCAGATGGAATTTTGGCAGATGGATGCGACACGAATGGAGAGGATATTGGCAGTCAATGTGATGGGAAGTTTTTTGTGTGCAAGAGAAGCCGTCAAACGAATGTCGCCAAAAAGAGGCGGTAAAGGCGGGGCAATTGTCAATGTGTCTTCGATTGCATCCCGTCTGGGTTCTCCTTTTGAGTATGTGGACTATGCAGCTTCAAAAGGAGCGATTGATACCCTAACAATTGGACTCGGCAAAGAGGTCGCCGAACAAGGGATTCGAGTCAATGCAGTTCGCCCTGGACTAATAGATACCGACATTCACGCAAGCGGCGGCAAACCGAACAGAGTGGAGGAATTCAAACACCACATTCCTATGAAACGAGGAGGAAGTCCACTCGAAGTTGCCCACTCCATTCTATGGTTGTTGTCGGACGAAGCAGCATACATCACCGCTACTATCTTGGATGTGGGTGGAGGAAGGTGA
- a CDS encoding DUF255 domain-containing protein — MQNLLSFSKIFYLPIALLFFYTLEAQPSKVNWLSFEEAFAKIEEQPKPLLIDFYTSWCGWCKTMMKTTYSDEELAAYINANFYPVKFDAEGKDTITYFGKQYVSTHATKKAVHQLAVKLLGNRQSYPSTLFVDPSTKFALLVPGYIKPPKMPPFLMYMVENMFKTTTYPNFEKYYDLANESIEIVPKETEDLTVEWLTVEAAMKKFKKKPKKLLFNFYTDWCNGCKIMAKTTFTDPAIVEYINENFYAVNFDATSDENIQFLTDELKGASANQTPFHQFFLVLTNNKPMLPTVILMSDKPEMLLNLPFYRTPEDLKPLLKYYGDDMQAEMTWEEYQKSLKNSQ, encoded by the coding sequence ATGCAAAATCTACTTTCCTTCTCCAAAATCTTCTATCTTCCTATTGCTTTGTTGTTTTTTTACACACTTGAAGCCCAACCCAGTAAAGTCAATTGGCTGAGTTTTGAAGAGGCATTTGCTAAAATTGAAGAACAACCCAAACCCTTGTTGATTGATTTTTATACAAGTTGGTGTGGTTGGTGCAAAACCATGATGAAAACCACTTACAGTGACGAAGAATTAGCGGCTTATATCAATGCCAATTTTTATCCTGTCAAGTTTGATGCAGAGGGCAAAGATACCATTACTTACTTTGGAAAGCAGTATGTCAGCACACACGCAACCAAAAAAGCAGTGCATCAATTGGCGGTCAAACTATTGGGCAATCGGCAGAGTTATCCTTCGACCTTGTTTGTAGATCCATCAACCAAATTTGCCCTGTTGGTGCCAGGCTACATCAAACCGCCAAAAATGCCACCTTTTTTGATGTATATGGTCGAAAATATGTTCAAAACTACTACTTATCCCAATTTTGAGAAATACTACGATTTGGCAAACGAATCCATAGAGATTGTTCCAAAGGAAACCGAAGACCTAACTGTTGAATGGCTGACCGTGGAGGCCGCCATGAAAAAATTCAAAAAGAAGCCCAAAAAATTGCTCTTCAATTTTTATACAGATTGGTGCAATGGCTGCAAAATCATGGCTAAAACGACCTTTACCGACCCTGCAATTGTGGAATACATCAATGAAAATTTTTATGCGGTGAACTTCGATGCCACTTCTGATGAAAATATCCAATTTCTAACAGACGAATTGAAGGGTGCGAGTGCAAACCAAACCCCATTTCACCAATTTTTTCTGGTACTGACCAACAACAAACCCATGCTTCCGACTGTCATTTTGATGAGTGATAAGCCCGAAATGTTGCTCAACTTGCCTTTCTACCGCACACCCGAAGATCTGAAACCTTTGTTGAAGTATTATGGTGATGATATGCAGGCAGAAATGACTTGGGAAGAGTACCAAAAGAGCCTCAAAAATTCACAGTAA